Proteins encoded by one window of Candidatus Polarisedimenticolaceae bacterium:
- a CDS encoding helix-turn-helix transcriptional regulator — MTNGFGTRRFGAYLKQVRESRRLSLDAVEEASAIYPEPLTKSHLSRIENGRATPSFTRLFALGQIYGVPISAMAERFEVEFRRDLVPEEWRDRPVPEALREADHLRVSGRFVEAYALYSAILERRAKDEAGADEIADLQLRRVAALVSSGAYLYAKAEAERLLGLRHFSAPQRVRLLEILTAASLRLGLVAVAQMTLDSAESILGHLEKEDPALFAHLLGLRGMLAHEREEFAAAEEWFERAAAACNACGESPSALQMRINRGACLVRLGRHGEARPLLLESCREAEAGGLERHLALALSHLAKLEAAESNADGAEAYALRSNGIARARDYVDVVFRNCHILRALALAAGDVTTARMHEKTLRAYAHRVEPNLSEAREYLSESNRSDA, encoded by the coding sequence GCGATCTACCCGGAGCCGCTCACCAAATCCCACCTGTCCCGTATCGAGAACGGGCGAGCGACGCCGTCGTTCACCCGGCTGTTCGCGCTGGGGCAGATCTACGGCGTGCCGATCAGCGCGATGGCGGAGCGGTTCGAGGTGGAATTCCGGCGCGATCTCGTCCCGGAGGAGTGGCGCGATCGTCCCGTCCCCGAGGCCCTTCGGGAGGCCGACCATCTCCGGGTCTCCGGCCGATTCGTGGAGGCCTACGCCCTGTATTCGGCGATCCTGGAGCGTCGTGCGAAAGACGAAGCCGGCGCGGACGAAATCGCGGACCTTCAGCTGCGACGCGTCGCCGCGCTCGTGAGCTCGGGCGCCTATCTGTACGCGAAGGCCGAGGCGGAGCGGCTTCTCGGGCTCCGTCATTTCAGCGCCCCCCAACGCGTCCGCCTCCTCGAGATCCTCACCGCGGCGTCGCTGCGACTCGGCCTGGTTGCGGTCGCGCAGATGACCCTGGACTCCGCGGAGTCGATCCTCGGTCATCTGGAGAAGGAGGACCCGGCGCTGTTCGCCCACCTGCTCGGTCTGCGGGGCATGCTCGCGCACGAGCGCGAAGAGTTCGCCGCCGCGGAGGAGTGGTTCGAACGGGCCGCCGCGGCGTGCAATGCGTGCGGCGAATCCCCGAGCGCGCTCCAGATGCGCATCAACCGGGGCGCCTGCCTCGTCCGACTGGGTCGACACGGCGAGGCCCGCCCCCTGCTTCTCGAGTCCTGCCGCGAGGCCGAGGCGGGGGGACTCGAGCGTCACCTGGCTCTCGCCCTGAGCCACCTCGCCAAGCTCGAAGCGGCCGAATCGAATGCCGACGGGGCGGAGGCGTACGCGCTGCGCTCCAACGGGATCGCCCGGGCGAGAGACTACGTCGACGTCGTATTCCGAAACTGCCACATCCTCCGAGCGCTGGCGCTGGCCGCCGGCGACGTCACCACGGCGCGCATGCACGAAAAGACCCTTCGGGCCTACGCGCATCGCGTGGAACCCAACCTCTCCGAGGCCAGGGAGTACCTGTCCGAGTCGAATCGGAGTGATGCATGA